In Zingiber officinale cultivar Zhangliang chromosome 1A, Zo_v1.1, whole genome shotgun sequence, the DNA window acaaacccggcagggcaattagaattagagaccaagtttaacttgaatcatggtattggtgaaatttttggatgatagtacgttagggaaacttgggcatcgcatgtctagaaagatatggtttcgatctggtgcatttggccaagtggaactgaccgaagctacccttaaacgaatcctaaccagttagaccaagatttagtactaagttccgtggataggactattcggaaaacctcgaaaggttggttatttctaatgatgtccttgtgactcaccaagcttagaagtttatccgaagaatgcctatttgtggaaaccaaagctaagtctgaatctaacacaagttaaaccaaaactctgtaatcaaaccaatttcatctcacaaaatcataggatttcctgattgataatatagatcgggtgagatgaataaggctttaaaaattaatttcaaaattttaattttaaacttaaaaattattttcaaaattttaattttaaacttaaaaattattttcaaaattttaattttaaacttaaaaattattttcaaaatcttaattttaaacttaaaaattaatttcaaaattttaatttcaaaattttaattttaaacttaaaaattattctcaaaattttaattttaaacttaaaaattattttcaaaattttaattctaaacttaaaaattattttcaaaattttaattttaaacttaaaaattattttcaaaattttaattttaaacttaaaaattattttcaaaattttaattttaaacttaaaaattaatttcaaaatcttaattttaaacttaaaaattattttcaaaatcttaattttaaacttaaaaattattttcaaaattttaattttaaacttaaaaattattttcaaaattttaattttaaacttaaaaattattttcaaaatcctaattctaaacttaaaaattaatttcaaaattttaattttaaacttaaaaattaatttcaaaattttaattttaaacttaaaaattattctcaaaattttaattttaaacttaaaaattaatttcaaaattttaattttaaacttaaaaattattttcaaaattttaattttaaacttaaaaattattttcaaaattttaattttaaacttaaaaattattttcaaaattttaattttaaacttaaaaattaatttcaaaattttaattttaaacttaaaaattattttcaaaattttagttttaatttaaaaattaatctcaaaatttaaattaattttaaacttaaaaattattttcaaaattttaattttaaactcaaattaatgcatgctcaaaagactaactttagatcctacttactgtagtaaaccaagtggattttggacagtggttgctccaaacatatgactggagatcacaccaagttcactcaactcacttacaaaagtctaggaacagttgcctttggaaacaacggcaaactcaagataattggtataggtaatattgaattagaattagactttataattacaaatgtcttacttgttgaaaactttaaatataatcttctaagtataagtcaattgtgtgatgctaggtataaggtcaagtttctatctacagaatgctcaatcaaacatctagataatcctaccataagtctaaaaggttttagaaaagacaacatctatgtcatcaacttaaccatttcttccattaagtgctatttaacacaaaaagaagaaacttggttatggcataggagaatgtctcacaccaactttagaaatataagtaaactaaatggacttgtaaaaggcttaccgaagttacctaacttagattcaactatatgtaatgcttgtcaacaaggaaaacaaactaaatcaacccacaaacaaacaaatcaaccacaaactaactcaatcttagaacttctacatttagatctttttgactcccatggagtcaaatccattaatggaaacttatattgtttagtaattatagacgattactctaggtttacttgggtaaaattcttaaaacataaagatgaaacttttgaaattcttacaaatttttgcaaacagattgaaaatgaaaaagatattaaaattaaaagaattaggagtgacaatgggggagaatttaaaaatcacaactttaacagtttttgtctagaaaatggttaccatcatgagttctcatgccctaaaaccccccaacaaaatggaattgtagaaagaaaaaatagaaccttacttgaagcttctagaacaatgttaaatgagtataacctacctaaatacttttgggcagaagccgttagtacagcctgctatgtacagaacagaacaacaataaataaaactcataacaaaacgttcttcgaaatgttttataataaacaaccaaatataaaatattttaaggtatttgggtgcccagtttttatcttaaatacaagagaacacttaggaaaattcacctctaaaactgaaaatggaatttttgtaggatactccctaaatagtagaggctacagaatttataataaggttaccttaaaaattgaaaaaactactaatgtaaaatttaaagaaactaaacaagacatagaacctacacaaccaccagagtttgttccagaaatcaaccaaacactaagtcatgaagaagaggaacaacatcaagagaatcaacctcctaaaacaataagggtaaacccaaatcatccaactgatcaaataattggtgacccagacttaagagttcaaaccagatcatcctttagaaacctaagtcaaatttcattaatttcaaaaattgaacctaaaactgtggatgaatccttactagacccagattggattatagctatgcaagaagaactagtccaatttgagcgtaatgaggtctgggacctagtcccaccacctaagaataagaaaataatagaaacaaaatgggtattcagaaacaaactaagtgaaactggggaaattactagaaataaggctagactggttgccaaaggatttagtcaagttgaaggacttgactataatgaaacatatgccccagtagccagattagaatccattagaatgttactaagttatgcagcccataagggatttaaactataccaaatggatgttaagtctgcctttcttaatggactaatcaaagaagaagtttatgtaggtcagcctcctgggtttgaaagcttagaacaccctgattatgtttttaaattaaagaaagccctatatggacttaaacaagcacccagggcgtggtatgagaggctaacatcttatctaacatctaaaggattcaaacaaggtcaaattgactcaaccttgtttgttaaatcattaaatacaaacatatttattgcacaaatatacgtggatgacataatatttggctcaacaaattcagaatttttagaagaatttattaatctaatggaaaaagaatttgaaatgagcttagtgggaaaactaacctatttcttaggattacaaatcaaacagacaaatgaaggaaactatatttctcaacataaatacaccaaagaattacttaaaaaattcggaatggaaaatacaaaagaaacaaaaacaccgATGgttgtaaacacaatcttagatagtgacctaaatggaaaaccaattgatttaaagtattatagaagtgcaataggtagcctactgtacttaactgtaagccgacctgatattttatttgcagttagtatgtgtgctagataccaaacttgtgctaagaaatcccatttgacacaggttaaaagaatttttagatatcttaaaggaataacaaatgtaggaatctggtatcttaggataaataattttgaactaatagggtattctgactcagattatgctggatgcaaattagaccgcaaaagcacaagtggtggatgccaattattaggtgcatcacttgttagctggtttagtagaaagcaacattgtgttgctctgtctacaactgagtcagaatacatagctataggcgaatgtgttgcacaaatattatggatgatgcatactctaaaagatttcaacctaAATATCactaatgtaaaagtattaattgacaatataagttcaattaacttaaccaagaatcctgtgcatcattcaagaaccaaacatattgaaattagacaccacttcatcagggatcatgttactaaaggcgatattgaactcaagtacattgagtccaaatcaaatttagctgacatttttacaaaacctctccctgaaagtgaatttagtaacttacgacgaaaattagggatgcgcttaatagactaggatctttcaaagatactttcaaaaatgattttaccaaattataagtcaaatttatttgttttcaaaaacttaccatttttagattttcaaaaacagttttggccgtagactagtttttgaatccttagaaagcatgtacccataggactagtttttgagcatctcaccaacaccttaggtttaccttgcttgtgtttgataaacatagaaaggggtgagatgcataggccaactgtctagacttaagatgcttattccagtgcatcagcataagtctggacgttaaatacaattcagatattaatcagattaaagttcatcagtcaagtcaaacactgactggttgtaattaacttaatctgactaaccaagtgaaagttactatcttctgatagttagttagtacataattggttagacagctggttaaagttaagtatcaagttcagggggagaattaactcaaattttgtgtgtttgaaaaatattttttaaaacctaacatatgtttgaacattgatttacaaaaagttaaatttaactaaaaatttgaaaaatgtgaaagtttaatcccacctgattttcaaacctgatttgaaaagttaactatttcaaaatttagttcttatcaaattagccttaaaaattaatttttgacaaaaatttttcttgaaaaattacttaatttttttttggtttgaaaaatcaaagttgaaaaacttacctttttgaaaagtagataaaaatttgaaaaacctattttgaaaatttccacacgcttgagagttaaacttgattaactttaaatttatacttttcaaaactacttgtctcccccaagtcaacttgactatttttttaacttggtgtcaAAAATTgcactttttcaaattttgaaccaaacctaGATATCTTTCacaaatttgattacctgttatagtaactcttcactatgattgtttacctttgttcattttttttgatgaatgccaaagggggaggacggttaggtggttaagttagctaaaccaatttgaaaatacaaactaacaaactttaaaaccacataaatgcatgttggttcttgcatatgttttcactaacttaaccaggttgtcattccatcaaaaagggggagattgttggtgcgggtagcactaacggtctaacccaggttttgatgaatgacaaataggttaagttagtcttgttgttgtctgacactttgatcgagtgtgcaggagaagtccagctaggtcgacgggctgaccggatagctggcaagaagtccaagcgggtcgacgggctgaccggacgcttggcaagaagtccagctaggtcgacgggctgaccgaatagctggcaagaagtccaagcgggtcgacgggctgaccggacgcttggcgagaagtccagacgggtcgacgggctgaccggacgtctggcaggtaagtgaggtaagtcactggaggggagtgactgtgaggacgcgttcccgggaaggggacattaggcgtcgatccggcttagatccatttcggatgtctaagtcgagatcgtgactagattccggtctcggaaagacggaatctaagtcatactaacttatgctaattcatactattacaaatgtgctaataatctgttttgcaggatatatattgcctcggactaactttgttttgcaggaaaaaggagatttctggaacaaggtggtccgggcgcccggaatgcaaattatatccagccgagtcgtcgccacgtggagcatcacggtttgtgcagctacgtcacattccaggcgctcggaaggaatccaggcgcccgaaacagcatataaaagaagccccaggcaggagcttcaaaatcaatcaagctgagaattcttctgttgctggtcttgctgctcaacgttcagtgcaacgccaacaaagctccgacactacgctccactcttttcccttcttgtcggtattgtgtttttagttttcattagcattcactgtatggttcttttgtaatcattatttcgaattgctagtgattgcccaacgaaagtggtcaaggaccacgggccttcgagtaggagtcgtcacaggctccgaacgaagtaaaacaactgtgtctattttacttttccgctgcgcctatactcttgtttttcgaatcgatattcaccccccctctatcgaatctaacggtcctacacatactccgtcgggtgcttcatttctacatgtcgtttcaacgacacATAACCACTACTGGCTTGGAATTTATAGAAAGTATTGCAGTACTTACATTTTGCACGTAATTCTCCCGATAGAAAAGTGTCATTCTCAAATGTTTATGAAAATAGAAAACTTTAGAGGAGAAATTtctcgaaccttagaagtaattgcattgaTATTTCCTTGtatttcgggtgtcggattcgaaaGGTGTTTGATTTCATCATCGGTGGATTAAATGTTAGGGTCCTCGTGCAGATTcactatctcctttcccttctaaGCTCAAGATGATGTACCTCCATGACTTTCTtctattgtaattgaaaattgaaaacgaaagtgcGTATAAATGGAGACCAAAATGTATAGagaatacgaaattgagattaaAAGTAAAGAAAATGTGTGTGAAATTGATGAAAtgaactctctatttatagagtttgaaTAATAACGAAtattaaatcatagtcattgattaAAAAAAGGTCAAATAATCTTAACCGttaaaaaaatacccaaaaaagcCCCCACCCCCTCAACGGCTAGGAACCGATGGTTCCaatgggcaaaaaaaaaaaaattttttttttgggtgAACCGGCGGGCCGAGCCGGCAATTAACCAACGATATGCCAATTTTCTTGCTAGGTAGGTTCCGGTTCAGCCTAGCAAACTAGGTCAACAAGCTAGGTCTGGgccggacccggcccggggttGGGTCTACCTTATGTAATCGTGGACAGGAGcggatctaaatttttaaattttgggaGAAGTgaagaaaaaattattatatattatattcgAAGGTTGATCAGCCGGGGATGATGAAAATATACATTTTAaactacttaattttattttattcatataATTATGTATTAATATTTATATATGATTAAggattatatataatttatttattttaattaataaatcaaccatgcacatgttaaaaataattttaaattatttagaaTTAATTCAGATatcaataaagaaaacaaaaatcaaCCTAAATTATCAATAAATTCAATATAATTCTTTcctataaaaattatcaaaaaatataaaaaagcttataattttttttcatatttaactTTGATAAAGgggttaaatgttatttttaaaatacaaggGATAAAATGCTATTTTATAGAAAATAGAGTGGTTAAAAGTATTTAAGAGATAAAGGTGGTCGAAATTTAAGACCTTGTATTATTCAGCAATTTTGATTTCATGTCTTATTTCAATTATTAATTAAGAAATTTACTAGTAATCGGTACAAAATCCGTTCCCGTTCTGTTTGAGATTTATGAGGCGGTCAGGCATCGCCACAGCCGCTCGTTCAACATCACGCGGTTAAAAAAACTAAACAAAAAACCAATAATCCCTAAAAAAAAgggaaggaaagagaaaaaaaaaaaaacagagctaATTCgcaatttattattaattttaccGAGTACGCCCAGAACTCTATAAAGTTAAGTGGAGGTTAGCAGATGCTCATCGCTCGTTGTATCGATCTTTATTGCTCTCTCTCTCTGTCGCGTTAGGTCTTCGTCAACTTCGACCAGGCATCATGTTGGTGTACCTGTACCAGGATTTGCTCACTGGTATGCATATTCGATGTGTTTTTTCTTGTTGATTGATCCGACATGAAAAACTTGTTCTTTATGGTTTTGGTGGCGTATCTGAAAATATTCCTGTTTCCCCTTTTTTATGCCGTTCTGCCCCTCTCTTTTACTGGGCTATAGATCACGTAAACTGTTATTGAGATCAAAATTCCTTTCTGTTTGTGCGTCGGAGTGTAGGTGTCAGCATAAGAAACATGTAATTGTAGTCACTTTTGATATGAGAGGAAGCAGTGTTCACCTACAATAATTTTGATATATTTGTCTAATACTGCCAATTTCAAATCAGTCCTTTTGGCCCCTTCAAACATCATTTTCTTAATGCGTTAGAAGGGTTAGTTTATCACTTTTTCATTGTCTTAATAgtatttttaaattcaaattctgtGTTAGAATCAAATAAGTCTCATGTATACTATGTTCCTCACATGTTGAtcaatcttttttatttttatttttttgccaaAATCTGATTGTGTATCATCTTCTTCTAGGTGATGAACTGTTGTCTGACTCATTTCCTTACAAGGAAATTCAAAATGGAATGCTCTGGGAGGTTGAGGGGAAGGTAGGGCATGCCATATGTATTTTATGCTGCAGTTTCTCAGTAACCTCTTTAACCTTTTCTTTTAACTCTCTTTTGCTTCTTAGAGAATATCCAAATAAGTCTAGGGTCATTCCAAAATCAGCTAAACATCATTATGGTCAAATTTTCTCATAAAATGTTAATTTTGAACatgttgtaattagattacatGTTTATGCATATCAATCTCAAGCCTCTTGCTTATTTATCCAACAAGTATTGATATGTTATATGCATACTTCATAAGTCCGGTCTCTTTCCTTTGCAGTGGGTAGTCAAAGGAGTTGTTGATGTAGATATTGGTGCAAATCCTTCTGCAGAACAGGGAGAAGATGAAGGTGTTGATGATAACGATGTTAGAGTGGTTGACATAGTGGACACGTTTAGACTTCAGGTCAATGATTGATTTTCTctgtttccttttttttctcttatCTTAAAGATTTGTTTAGTTTTTTTACATGTGCACTAAAACTACTATTATTAATAACAGGAACAACCTTCTATTGATAAAAAAACAATTTGTCACTGATGCGGTTAAGATATAAGAGAGGAGGGTATTTTGGACATTGGACATTGGACATTAATTAGGTTTTGACTTTAAAGGTGGGCATTGTTCACCATGAGAGGGAGGCTCTTCGTGTTTTGGTTTTCCGCCGTCGGCTCCTCGCAAGCTCCTCCTTTCCCTTCCTCGCGGGACCATGACTTGAGGCACGACGGGAGTCATCGTCGCTCCTTTTCCTCTCTCTGAGCTTCTCCGTTGCCTCGCACACAAAGAGGGCTTCGTGGGTGGTTTTTCTGCCGCCGCCAAGGGGCCTTTTCCTCCTCCCTCTTAGCCGCCGTCGATGCCGGCCGGCCCCTCTGCccattcctcttcttccttcttctctggACACACAGCAGCGACGACGAGTAGAGGAGCATGTCCAGTAGAGGAGGACGCTACTTGTGCCACCTTCGTCGCCGACCATGTTAGCCTCTCGCTGACGTTGATGCCATGGAGGAGTTGTCATCTCCAGTGGGCGGGGCCGCCGCAGCCGCTGCCTCCGGCGGGCGCTGCCGCCCCCGGCGGCCGTCACCGTTGCCTCACGCCGCATCCGACGACTACGGATGCCACCACCAACGTCCCCAGCGGGCGTCGACACTTCTATCAACGGCCGCCGAGGCTTCTCGCCGCTGCCGCCAACGCTTACAGCGGGTGTCGCCTCCAGCGGCAGTCGTTGCCACCTCTAGCGGTCGCCATTACCCTCCGAGCAGCCGTCATTTGGGTGCTTAGGTTCGTATACTCCGACGTGTTTCGCTATTTGCACCATTAGTAGGCCCTGTGTGGTATTGGTATTATCCGGTCTGCGTGGCGTGTTCCGGCCTGCGAGTGTTGTGGTATTGTGGCCTACATGTCGCCTTTTTATATTCATACCGCACCGGATTCCGTGTCGTCGCCCTCAGATCCGGCTTCCCGGCTGACTCACATCCATCTACTCGACAGAGCCGCGACAACTTGACCagcatcacgatcagctcacccatccatccgagggcgccccccggggCCAAGGTATGTCACCGTATCTATCTTATATTTATTTCATTGTTTCGCTATTATTATTTAgctgcttatatattcgtgggacctGTCTCGAGCATCAAGGTACCAGGGATCGGggtaacccggtcgctggctgcaggtattgttgaccagaggactttggacgacttggtcaacgtaGAGGGCAGCTCGCCACCAAGTCagggggatgcggtcaaccttccagacatgtCACACCGACAGGTCTGTCTTCCCAGCTTCCcgataggatcaaattggcgtcgtctgtgggaacgcacctagtCAGGAACGTGAAGACGGACGACCTGGAAAGTTCCGCCATCCTCATGGCCTTGATGAGTTTTGACGAGTATATCGTatcctcctcactccacgggtattcgggagtcgagaaattgagtcagatcctcTGCTGGTCGGCAGGTTAGTTTTTCAGCTATAGTCTCTTTCGGTCATAGAATTTATCATAGTTTCTCGAGCGgggactcccgtgccgatcggccgggtttcaatcatatccgagccaccggctcgatgccaAAGGCCCCAgagccgatcggtcgggcgtatatattatctgagccacccGCTCGATGTCGAATACCTCGTGCCGATCGGTCGGACGTATATTattcgagccaccggctcgatgtcgaagatcgtcgagtggcgacgttaaactctagaatcgaaccggcgactataaaacccccggcttgaagaccatcgagcagcgacgttaaactctagagtcgaaccgacgactataaaaatccccgcttgaagaccgtcgagcggtgacgttaaaccctagagttgaaccagcgactataaacacccgccttgaagaccgtcgagcggcaacgttaaacccctgtcttcacggACCAGCTCATCGGATATTCtttctccctcgttcggggtcgagcttattAGAGCCGTTAtccccccgttcggggtcgagcttatcagatattttatctctcccgttcggggtcgagtggtcttcactggtctcagaccagcttcagttatttcatctcccccaCTCGGGGTTGAGCGATTATTATTAGTCTCATATCATCttcagttatttcatctcccccgcTCGGGGTTGAGCGATTATTATTAGTCTCGGATCAGCttcagttatttcatctcccccgttcgaggtcgagtgGTCTTTACTGGTCTCGGACCTACTTCAGTTATTTCTCATCTCCCTCGTTCGGAGTCGAACAGCCTTCACTGGTCGAGGACCAGCATAGCAtatcatctatctcccccgttcggggtcgagcaacctccaagagcatctatctcccccgttcggggtcgagcagcctccacgagcatctatctcccctgttcggggttgAGCAGTCTTCACAAgtatttatctcccccgttcggggtcaagcAGTATTCACGGGTCGCGGAGCATATCAGAGCATCTTATCTCCCCCTGCTCGGGGTCGAACTATCGCCGATGGTCACGAACAAGAGTTCCCACTGGTTGCGGACCAGGATATCTCATAGGCTCCGCGCCCGTTCGGCTCACGACTTTCGCTTCTATGCGGCTTCGACTAACGGGCTACACTTTAGTGCAGTTCACGCGCGATGTGCCCGTTCGGCATCGACCACTTAGCTTTACTCGATTGCCAGGCCAGCATTTTACGATTGCCCGTTGACTATTATTGGTATTGCTCGGTCATCGCTCTCATAGCCGTCTGACTGGTATTGCTCGACCGTCCGTTCGGCCACATGCTTGAACTAGGTCGCACGATCGACGCTCTTTAGGACGCCCAATCACATTTTATAGTCATCCGACCGACATTTTGCGAGGCTCGATTTCCATTCTTCTGAGTGCTTTGTCGGCATCTTCACGGTCGTGCGCTCGGCATCGTTTGCTCGGCGCCTATCTACCCGATCGACATTTCGATCGTCCGGCCAGCATCTTCGCGGTCGTACGCTCGGCATCGCTCGTCCGCTCGGTCTACTCAGCATCTCACGTGTCGCTCGAGCTACGATCATTCTACTCGTCGCTCACTTGTCGTTTGGCCGCCCGCCCAGCATTTGTTCGATTATTGACGTGGTACTACTTCTCGTAGTTCGCTCGGCATCACTACCGTCTCTCGTGCGATACTCTCTCGATTACTCGGGTTCACATTTTTTCGATTGCCTGATCCGCATATTCTCGATCGCACGTCCGGCTCGATCACCCGTCTTTCTACCTGATCAACATTATCTTTGTTGCCTGGAGCACACTATTACTCATCGCTCGCCCGATACTACTTGAGTTACTTGCTCGGTATCACCATGGCTACTCGGTCGACGTGTAGCGATTATGTGATTCTGATTTCATGTTCGATAGCGATTCTGTTttgggcttggtctagtcagtcggactcacgactccttcgactagacttgaagggaaggcttgtgatgcggttaAGATATAAGAGAGGAGGGCATTTTGGACATTAATTAGGTTTTGGCTTTAAAGGTGGGCATTGTTCACCATGAGAGGGAGGCTCTTCGTGTTTGGTTTTCCGCCGTCGACTCCTCACAAGCTCCTCCTTTCCCTTCCTCGCCGGACCATGACCTGAGGCACGACGGGAGTCATCGCCACTCCTTTTCCTCTCTCTGAGCTTCTCCGCTGCCTCGCGCACAGAGAGGGCTTCGTGGGTGGCTTTTACGCCGCCGCCAAGGGGCCTTTTCCTCCTCCCTCCTAGCCAGCGCCGATGTCGGCCGACCCCTCTGGCcatccctcttcttccttcttctctggACACACAGCAGCGACGACGAGTAGAGGAGCATGTCCAGTAGAGGAGGATGCTACTTGTGTCGCCTTCGTCGCCGACAATGTTAACCTCTCGTCGACGCTGATGCTATGGAGGAGCCGCCATCTCCAGCGGGCGGGGCCGCTGCCGCCTTCTTCCGCAGCCGCTGCCGCTGCCTCCGGCGGGCGTTGCCGCCCCTGGCGGCCGTCACCGCTGCCTCACATCACCTCTGACGGCTACGGATGCCACCGCCAACGCCCCCAGCGGGCGTCGACACTTCTATCAGCGGCCACCGATGCTTCTCGCCGCTGTCGCCAACGCTTACAGTGGGTGTCGCCTCCAGCGACAGCCGTTGCCACCTCTAGCGGTCGCCGTTACCCTCCGGGCAGCCGTCATTTGGGTGCTCAGGTTCGTATACTCCGACCTTTGAGTCGAGATG includes these proteins:
- the LOC122021847 gene encoding uncharacterized protein LOC122021847 isoform X1 encodes the protein MPAGPSAHSSSSFFSGHTAATTSRGACPVEEDATCATFVADHVSLSLTLMPWRSCHLQWAGPPQPLPPAGAAAPGGRHRCLTPHPTTTDATTNVPSGRRHFYQRPPRLLAAAANAYSGCRLQRQSLPPLAVAITLRAAVIWVLSFVGESMLDDGSLVFACYKDAATDPTFLYLAYGLKEIKC
- the LOC122021847 gene encoding translationally-controlled tumor protein homolog isoform X2, with the protein product MLVYLYQDLLTGDELLSDSFPYKEIQNGMLWEVEGKWVVKGVVDVDIGANPSAEQGEDEGVDDNDVRVVDIVDTFRLQEQPSIDKKTFPTRLMTFIKRYIKLLTPKLDKAKQELFKKHIEATSKFLLSKIKDLQFFVGESMLDDGSLVFACYKDAATDPTFLYLAYGLKEIKC